The sequence AAGCAGCTGACGGCTGCCGGGATCCCGGCCGTCGACCTGCACGGCAACCTGTCGCAGAACGCTCGCGAGCGCAACCTCGGTGCGTTCTCCGCAGCACCGGAAGACGGCGGAGTGCGCGTCCTCGTCGCGACCGATGTCGCCGCCCGTGGTGTGCACGTCGACAACGTCGACCTCGTCGTCCACGTCGACCCGCCCGTCGAGCACAAGGCGTACCTGCATCGTTCCGGACGTACGGCTCGTGCCGGCGCGGCCGGCACCGTCGTGACCGTCGTGCTTCCCGAGCAGCGTCGTGACGTGAAGGACCTTCTGCGCAAGGCGGCCATCTCGGCTCCGCTGGAAGATGTCACGACCGCTGCCGTCACCGCCCTGGTCCCCGAGCGCGCCCCGCACGTGCGCCCGGCTCCCGTGCAGGCTCCGCAGCAGCAGCAGCAGCGCCAGTCGTCCAAGCAGCGTCCCGCCGGTGGCGAGAAGAGCGGCGCGGCGAACCCGCCCGCGCGTCGTCGTCGCCGCCCCCGCGCCGGTGGCGCCGGCGGCCAGGGCAGCGGCTACCAGGGCGGCGGTTACTCCACGCAGAGTGGCCAGTCCCGTCAGGGCGGTGGCCGCAGCTCGCAGGGTCGCTGACCCGCGGACGCAGCTCGACTGAAAAGCGCCCCTTCCGCTTCGGCGGAAGGGGCGCTTTCTCGTTGTGCGCTCAGCGAGTCGGGAACGACCGCTCAGGAGACCCCGTGTACAGCTGCTGCGGACGGCCGATCTTGGTCTGCGGGTCGAGCTGCAGCTCGCGCCACTGGGCCAGCCAGCCGGGCAGACGGCCGATGGCGAACAGCACCGTGAACATCCGGGTCGGGAAGCCCATCGCCTTGTAGATGACACCGGTGTAGAAGTCGACGTTCGGGTACAGTCGACGCTCACGGAAGTAGTCGTCGGCGAGGGCGAGTTCCTCGAGCTCCTTCGCGAGGTCGAGCAGCGGGTCGGTGACGCCCAGCGACGAGAGCACCTCGTCGGCGGCGTCCTTGACCAGCTTGGCCCGCGGGTCGTAGTTCTTGTAGACGCGGTGCCCGAAGCCCATCAGCTTCACGCCCTCTTCCTTGTTCTTCACCCGCTCCACGAAGCGCGAGACGCTCTGGCCGGAGTCGCGGATCTGACCCAGCATGGTCAGGACGGCCTCATTGGCACCGCCGTGCAGCGGACCGGAGAGTGCCTGGATGCCGGCGGAGACCGAGGCGAACTGGTTCGCGCCGGTGGAGCCCACCAGGCGGACAGTGGAGGTGGAGGCGTTCTGCTCGTGGTCTTCGTGGAGGATTAGGAGAAGCTCGAGAGCCTTCGACATGACCGGGTTGACCTCGTACTCCTCGCTGTGCACGCCGAAGTTGAGCTTGAGGAAGTTGTCCACGAAGCTCAGCGAGTTGTCAGGGTACAGGAAGGCCTGGCCGACGCTCTTCTTATGCGCATAGGCCGCGATCACGGGCAGCTTGGCGAGCATGCGCACCATGTTCAGCTCGACATGCTCGGGGTTGTGCGGGTCGGTCTGCCCCTCGTAGTACGTCGAGAGGGCGGCGACCGCCGACGAGAGCACCGACATCGGGTGCGCCGTGTGCGGCAGAGCCGAGAAGAAGCGCTTGAGGTCTTCGTGCAGCAGCGTGTGGCGACGGATCTTCTCGTCGAACTCCGCGAGCTCGGAAGCCGAGGGCAGTTCCCCGTAGATGAGGAGCCAGGCGACCTCGAGGTAGCTCGTCGATCCGGCCAGCTGCTCGATGGGATATCCGCGGTAGCGCAGGATGCCCTTGTCGCCGTCGATGAACGTGATGTCGGACTTGGTGGACGCCGTGTTGACGAAACCGTAGTCGAGGCCGGTGTAGCCGGTCTGCCGGGTCAGCGTCGAGAAGTCGATGCTGTCGTGGCCGGCCGTACCGCGCAATACCGGGAATTCGGCGGTCGTATCGCCGATCGTCAGCTTCGCCGTCTGCTCTGCCGCTGCGCTCACGCGGTCCTCCTCCTGGCGTCCGACCCCGCTGGTCGCGGTGTATCGGACAAGATCTTGATCAAGTCGGAACTGGCGATCTCACGGCGCTGTGGCACCAGGTCGAGACACGACCGAATCGCCTTTACAGCCTAGTAGGCACACAGGCCTACTGTGACATCCGCCAAACAGATGCGATCTTCACGGAGAAAACCTACAGAGCCGAAGCGCTGAGCCGGCGCGCGGCTTCTCGCACTCGCTCGGTGGGAGCGGTCAGCGCGAGGCGTACATGCTGCGAGGAGTCCGCGCCGTAGAACGGTCCAGGACCGGCGAGGATGCCGAGGTCGGCGAGGCGGCCCATCGACTCCCAGGCATCGCGCCCCTCCGTCGCCCAGAGATACAGTCCGGCCTCCGAACCGTCGATGCGGAATCCGGCGGCCTCCAGCGCGGGGCGCAGTGCTTCTCGCCTGGTGCGGTACAGCTCTTTCTGGGCGGCGACATGCTCGTCGTCACCGAGCGCGACCGCCATGGCGTGCTGCACGGGCGCCGGCGGCATGAGTCCGAGGTGCTTGCGTGCGGTGAGCAGGTCTCCGACGACGCGCGCGCAGCCGGCGACGAACGCGGCTCGATAGCCGGCGAGATTCGACTGCTTGCTCAGCGAGTACACGCTGAGCAGGTTCGCCCTGCTACCGCCGGTCACGCGAGGGTCGAGGATCGAGGGGATCGGCTCCGTCGCCCAGATTCCGTCCCAGCCCAGCTCGGCGTAGCATTCGTCACTCGCGAGGACGGCTCCGAGTTCGCGCGCACGGCGCACGGCTGCAGCGAGCTCGTCGACCGTCCAGGTCCGGCCGTCGGGGTTGCCCGGGGTGTTGATCCAGATGAGCTTGGTGCCCTCCGGCCACTCGGCGGGATCGTCGGCCGGGAGCGGAGTCGCGCCGACCACGCGGGCGCCGACCTCGTATGTCGGGTACGCCACTCGCGGATGCACGACGACGTCGCCCGCACCGAGTCCGAGGAGCGTGGGCAGCAGCGCGACAAGCTCCTTGGAGCCGATAGTCGGCAACACGTTGTCGACGCGGAGGTCGGGTACTCCCCGGCGCCGCGCGTACCACTCGACGATGGCTTCGCGCAGCGTCGGCGTGCCGACCGTCTGCGGGTAGGCGTGCGCATCGGTGGCCTCGGCCAGCGCACGGCGGATGAGCTCGGGCGTCGGATCCACCGGCGACCCCACGGAGAGGTCCACGAGACCCTCGGGATGCTCAGCGGCGCGCGCACGGAAGGGGACGACGGCGTCCCACGGGTAGTCGGCGAGGTCGCGGACGCTCACAGAAGACGCCTACTCGCCCTGGGGCGGGAGCGCGGCGATGATCGGGTGGTCGAACGTGTAGACGCCGACCTTGGCGGCGCCTCCGGGCGAGCCGATCTCGTCGAAGAACTCGACGTTCGCCTTGTAATAGTCCTGCCACTCGTCGGGCAGGTCGTCTTCGTAGTAGATGGCCTCGACCGGGCACACCGGCTCGCAGGCGCCGCAATCCACGCACTCGTCGGGGTGGATGTACAACGACCGTTCCCCCTCGTAGATGCAGTCAACGGGGCACTCGTCGATGCAGGCGCGATCCTTGACATCGACGCACGGGAGGGCGATCACATACGTCACCCCTTCAGTCTACGACTCGTGGCGCTCGGGTTCCTGCGCGGCAGGTGCGACCGTGCGGACGGGAACCCGTGAGAAGGAGGGCCAGGCGATCACGAGCAGCACGATTCCCGCGACCAGGTAGGTCCAGATCTGCCCACTGAGCGAGTCCGGGACGACGACGGATCCGCCGGGCCCCACGCCGGAGATCAGCACCAGCATGCCGATCATGCCGAGTCCGGCTGCCACCGCCGCTCCCCTGTCGTGTGTGAGCGCTCGTACGGCGACGAGGATCGCCGCGCAGGCGATGGCGGCCACGATGAGCCCCACCGGGATCGGCCCCCACATCACGCTGTGCGCGATCGTGCCGGCGATGCCGTAGACGCCGCCCACCAGGGCCGCAGCGACCCACGACAACACTCTCGACACCCAGCTCACGCGCACCCGTCGATCTTACCGGCGCCGCCTGTGGCCGAGCAGTCGCTCAGGAGGCGAGACCGAAGAGCCGCAGGAGCGCCGCGACGAGCGCGGCCGCTGCCACGACGACGAGGAACGACTGCCGAAGCCACAGGAGCCCTCCCGCGACCAGCAGGGCGGGCACGCGCGCGTCCACCGTGATGGCCTGGCCGTCGCCGAGGGTCTGCACCGCGACGAGTGCGGCCAGGAGCGCCACGGTCAGCAGGTCGGAGATGCGAGCAGTGCGAGGCGCTTCGAGGACCTTGGGCGGCACCAGGTATCCGGCGGCTTTGAGCGCGACACAGATGAGCGCGGCGAGGAGGATCGCACTCCACAGGCTCATGGCGCCCCCTCCGTTCCGACGCGGGCGTGATCCTCCGGCGGCGTCTCGCGGCGGCCCAGCCAGTTGAACCAGCCGACGGCGATCGCGACGACCGCCGCGACGAGCACCGGGAGACCCGGCATGAGGAAGGGGGTGAACGCCGCAGCGACCACCGCAGCCGCCACGCCCACCACGATGGCCTGCCGCTGCCGGAGCCGCGGCCAGAGCAGCGCGAGGAATGCGGCAGCAGCAGCAGCGTCGAGACCCCAGGTCCGGGGGTCGCCGAGCACGTCACCGACGAGCGCACCGACGAGAGTCGTGATGTTCCAGCCCACGAAGATGCCGATGCCGGTCACCCAGAAGCCCACCTGACGCAGCCGCGGGTCGCCCTGTGAGATCGCCACGGCCGTCGACTCATCGATCGTGAAGTGCGCGGCGGCAGCCTTGCGCACCGGCCCTCCGCCGACGATCGGCGACATGCGCATTCCGTAGGCCACGTTGCGCACGCCGAGGAGGGCGGCGGACGCGACCGCGGAGGGCAGAGCGGCGAGGCCTCCGGCGGTGAAGACGCCGATGAACGCGAACTGCGATCCTCCGGTGAACATCAGCAGGCTGAGGACGCACGTCTGCCAGACGTCGAGTCCGGACGCGACAGCCAACGCTCCGAAGGAGACGCCGTAGGCGCTGGTCGCGAGCACGACGCCGAGCGCCTCGCGCCAGACCTCACGCTCGGCGGTCATCGCACGCCCTGCGGGTCCTTGTTCGCTTCGCTGAACACATGACCATAATTCTGAACAGTCGCGAACGGATAGTCAAGCGAACGAACGTTTGACATGATGAACGCATGGAAGACCTTCGCACGCGCATCGCCCGCACTCTGCGCCGAGAACGAGAGGCCGTCGGCCTGTCGGTCTCGGAACTCGCGCGCCGCGCGGGTGTGTCCAAAGCGACCGTGTCGCAGCTCGAGAGCGGAGCGGGCAATCCCAGCGTCGAAACACTGTGGGCCCTCGGAGTGGCCCTCGAAGTGCCGTTCGCCGTCCTCGTCGACCAGCAGAGCAATGCGCCCACCCTGATCCGCGCCGACGACCTCGCCGGCGTCCCCTCCTCCGCGGCCGCCTACAGCGCGACACTGCTGTCGGCCAGCCCTCCCGGCGCGCGCCGCGACATCTACCTGATCCAGGCCGAACCGGGCGATGCTCGCCGCTCCGACCCGCACCACCCGGGCACCATCGAGCACGTCATCCTGGTCTCCGGCCAAGCACTGATCGGACCGGTCGACGAGCCGGTGCTCCTCAACCCCGGCGACTACCTGACATATGCCGGCGACGCCCCGCACATCTTCGAAGCGACAGCCGTCGGTACGAGCGCGGCGCTCATCTCCGAGCTCCGCTGAGGCTCACCCACCGCCGGCGACAGGCGACGGGTCGGGGCGTCACGGCATCAGTACCAGTTCATCGCCTGCGAGTGCGACCAGGCGCTGCACGGGGTTCCGTAGGCCGCCGAGATGTACTCGAGGCCCCAGGCGATCTGCGTGGCGGCGCTGGTCTGCCAGTCGGCTCCCGCCGATGCCATCTTGCTGCCGGGCAGCGCCTGCGGAATGCCGGTAGCCCCGCCGTCGGCGTTGTATGCCTGGTAGTTCCAGCCCGACTCCTTGGTCCACAGGGAGTCCAGGCACGAGAACTGATCCCCGCCCCAGCCGTACCGGCTCGACATCTGCTGCTGCGCGGAGGCCTTCGCGCCCTCGACGGTGTTGGCGGACGCGAGCGCCGCGGCGGCCGCCCGCTCGGCAGCTGCATGCTCTGCCGCCGCCTTGGCCGCGGCTGCAGCGGCTTCCTCCGCAGCCCGCTTCTCCTGTGCCGCGGTGAGCGCGGCACGCAGATCCTCCGTGTCCGAGACGACCTTCGCGAGCTCCGACTCCACGTCGTCGGTGACGATGCCCACGAGGAGCAACGGGGTCACCTCACTGTCGGAGAGCTTGTCGATGCCGCTCTCGAGCTCGGTCGTGTCGACCGATGTCGAGACACCCACATCGAGGCCGGATGCTGCGACGTCGGCGCTCACCGCCTCGGCGGCCGCGACAGCGCTCCGGGCCTCCACGCGCGTAGACGAAGCGTCTGCGGTGATCTGCGCCAGCGGCTCGGCACCGGACAGTGCGGGCGCGGCGACGGCGATGGCCGGGCTCATGGCGGCCGCGGCAGAGGTGGAGGCCAGGCCCACGCTGAGCGTGATTCCGACCAGGGTGGCGGCGGTCACTCCGAGGATGGCCATCGGGCGGCGGGCGGTGACGGCGGCGCGGGCGGACGCCGCGTCCGAGGCACGCCGAAGCGCACGGGTTTTCTGAAGCATCGGGTTCGACTTTCGGGTTGTCGTACGCCCTCGCAGGAGACTCATCGGGAGCTCGTCCCGGGCGCAAGCCAACGAGTCTGCACCATCAACCTGAGTGAAAACCATCCCTGACCTGGGATTTACATGAGAAGAGGGCCTCGCGCACGCCTTTCGGCGGCACGAGGCCCTCTTCTCGGAGCAGACTCAGGCGCTGGCGTCCTGGCGCTTCAGACGCGCGGTCTCGCGAGCACGG is a genomic window of Microbacterium maritypicum containing:
- a CDS encoding helix-turn-helix domain-containing protein, translating into MEDLRTRIARTLRREREAVGLSVSELARRAGVSKATVSQLESGAGNPSVETLWALGVALEVPFAVLVDQQSNAPTLIRADDLAGVPSSAAAYSATLLSASPPGARRDIYLIQAEPGDARRSDPHHPGTIEHVILVSGQALIGPVDEPVLLNPGDYLTYAGDAPHIFEATAVGTSAALISELR
- a CDS encoding citrate synthase, whose product is MSAAAEQTAKLTIGDTTAEFPVLRGTAGHDSIDFSTLTRQTGYTGLDYGFVNTASTKSDITFIDGDKGILRYRGYPIEQLAGSTSYLEVAWLLIYGELPSASELAEFDEKIRRHTLLHEDLKRFFSALPHTAHPMSVLSSAVAALSTYYEGQTDPHNPEHVELNMVRMLAKLPVIAAYAHKKSVGQAFLYPDNSLSFVDNFLKLNFGVHSEEYEVNPVMSKALELLLILHEDHEQNASTSTVRLVGSTGANQFASVSAGIQALSGPLHGGANEAVLTMLGQIRDSGQSVSRFVERVKNKEEGVKLMGFGHRVYKNYDPRAKLVKDAADEVLSSLGVTDPLLDLAKELEELALADDYFRERRLYPNVDFYTGVIYKAMGFPTRMFTVLFAIGRLPGWLAQWRELQLDPQTKIGRPQQLYTGSPERSFPTR
- a CDS encoding AzlD domain-containing protein yields the protein MSLWSAILLAALICVALKAAGYLVPPKVLEAPRTARISDLLTVALLAALVAVQTLGDGQAITVDARVPALLVAGGLLWLRQSFLVVVAAAALVAALLRLFGLAS
- a CDS encoding phospholipase, with the protein product MLQKTRALRRASDAASARAAVTARRPMAILGVTAATLVGITLSVGLASTSAAAAMSPAIAVAAPALSGAEPLAQITADASSTRVEARSAVAAAEAVSADVAASGLDVGVSTSVDTTELESGIDKLSDSEVTPLLLVGIVTDDVESELAKVVSDTEDLRAALTAAQEKRAAEEAAAAAAKAAAEHAAAERAAAAALASANTVEGAKASAQQQMSSRYGWGGDQFSCLDSLWTKESGWNYQAYNADGGATGIPQALPGSKMASAGADWQTSAATQIAWGLEYISAAYGTPCSAWSHSQAMNWY
- the fdxA gene encoding ferredoxin, which translates into the protein MTYVIALPCVDVKDRACIDECPVDCIYEGERSLYIHPDECVDCGACEPVCPVEAIYYEDDLPDEWQDYYKANVEFFDEIGSPGGAAKVGVYTFDHPIIAALPPQGE
- a CDS encoding AzlC family ABC transporter permease, with translation MTAEREVWREALGVVLATSAYGVSFGALAVASGLDVWQTCVLSLLMFTGGSQFAFIGVFTAGGLAALPSAVASAALLGVRNVAYGMRMSPIVGGGPVRKAAAAHFTIDESTAVAISQGDPRLRQVGFWVTGIGIFVGWNITTLVGALVGDVLGDPRTWGLDAAAAAAFLALLWPRLRQRQAIVVGVAAAVVAAAFTPFLMPGLPVLVAAVVAIAVGWFNWLGRRETPPEDHARVGTEGAP
- the dapC gene encoding succinyldiaminopimelate transaminase encodes the protein MSVRDLADYPWDAVVPFRARAAEHPEGLVDLSVGSPVDPTPELIRRALAEATDAHAYPQTVGTPTLREAIVEWYARRRGVPDLRVDNVLPTIGSKELVALLPTLLGLGAGDVVVHPRVAYPTYEVGARVVGATPLPADDPAEWPEGTKLIWINTPGNPDGRTWTVDELAAAVRRARELGAVLASDECYAELGWDGIWATEPIPSILDPRVTGGSRANLLSVYSLSKQSNLAGYRAAFVAGCARVVGDLLTARKHLGLMPPAPVQHAMAVALGDDEHVAAQKELYRTRREALRPALEAAGFRIDGSEAGLYLWATEGRDAWESMGRLADLGILAGPGPFYGADSSQHVRLALTAPTERVREAARRLSASAL